The following coding sequences lie in one Halogeometricum rufum genomic window:
- the glpB gene encoding glycerol-3-phosphate dehydrogenase subunit GlpB, with product MPIRDDVLVVGGGLAAATSALAAAETGKSVRVVAHKKSTLRQASGLIDVLGYVEGEGPRADPYAAMADLPADHPYRVVGEEGVREGLRLFDEAVGGMYAGGHTDANALVPTYGGTVKPTARYPASVEPGLASVAEDTLFVGFEGTTDFAPRVVADHVAAAGVPFETRGVRVPFPKAFRDDARVTRFAKALDEDESADDRSVGVRRALAETVKDRLDGEDRVGFPAMLGDAHDDEVRAELSDRLGATVFEVPTGPPSLLGLKLEDRLFDALDEAGVRIATGNPAVGYESDDGEIEAVYVDRQGKRVPYHAEQFVLATGGLVGKGIDSDRESVTEPVFDCHVPHPDDRYDWSESAAFGDHAFARFGVVPDEELRPTTAGGEPHFSNLRAAGGVVGGADVAREHSASGVSLATAAVAGGRAGEEA from the coding sequence ATGCCGATTCGTGACGACGTCCTCGTCGTCGGCGGCGGTCTCGCGGCCGCCACGTCCGCCCTCGCGGCCGCGGAGACGGGCAAGTCGGTCCGCGTCGTCGCGCACAAGAAGAGCACGCTCAGGCAGGCCAGCGGGCTGATAGACGTCCTCGGCTACGTCGAGGGGGAGGGGCCGCGCGCCGACCCCTACGCCGCGATGGCCGACCTGCCGGCGGACCACCCGTACCGAGTCGTCGGGGAGGAGGGCGTCAGGGAGGGGCTCCGCCTGTTCGACGAGGCGGTCGGCGGGATGTACGCCGGCGGTCACACGGACGCGAACGCCCTCGTCCCGACGTACGGCGGGACGGTCAAGCCGACGGCGCGGTATCCGGCGTCGGTCGAACCCGGACTGGCCAGCGTCGCCGAGGACACCCTGTTCGTCGGCTTCGAGGGGACGACGGACTTCGCGCCCCGCGTGGTCGCCGACCACGTCGCGGCCGCCGGCGTCCCGTTCGAGACGCGGGGCGTCCGCGTCCCGTTCCCGAAGGCGTTCCGCGACGACGCCCGCGTGACCCGGTTCGCGAAGGCGCTGGACGAGGACGAGTCGGCCGACGACCGGAGCGTCGGCGTCCGCCGCGCCCTCGCCGAGACGGTGAAGGACCGCCTCGACGGCGAGGACCGGGTCGGCTTCCCGGCGATGCTCGGCGACGCGCACGACGACGAGGTGCGCGCGGAACTGTCCGACCGCCTCGGCGCGACGGTGTTCGAGGTGCCGACCGGACCGCCGAGCCTCCTCGGCCTCAAACTGGAGGACCGCCTGTTCGACGCCCTCGACGAGGCGGGCGTGCGCATCGCCACGGGTAACCCCGCCGTCGGCTACGAGTCCGACGACGGCGAAATCGAGGCGGTGTACGTGGACCGACAGGGTAAGCGCGTCCCCTACCACGCCGAGCAGTTCGTCCTCGCGACGGGCGGACTCGTCGGCAAGGGCATCGACTCCGACCGCGAGAGCGTCACCGAACCCGTCTTCGACTGTCACGTCCCGCACCCCGACGACCGGTACGACTGGTCGGAGTCGGCGGCGTTCGGCGACCACGCGTTCGCGCGGTTCGGCGTCGTCCCCGACGAGGAACTGCGACCCACCACGGCGGGTGGCGAACCACACTTTTCGAATCTCCGCGCCGCGGGCGGCGTCGTCGGCGGTGCCGACGTGGCGCGCGAACACTCCGCGAGCGGTGTCTCGCTGGCGACGGCGGCCGTCGCGGGCGGCCGCGCGGGGGAGGAAGCCTGA